One segment of Streptomyces sp. YIM 121038 DNA contains the following:
- a CDS encoding LysR family transcriptional regulator produces MRMEQLEYLAAVTRLGSLRRAAEELHLSQPALSETLRNLERELGVELLERRRSGARISDEGRELLPHITEVLHAVDRLRQAADSQHQVSRRLRLGTVSAATATLLAPAIREFGATHPSTQVEVIADRQDGIQQHLTEGSFDLGVISYLRDDDPPPGLHTTELLRGRPVVCVRRDSPLAALNAVTVADLLAQPLIVMRSGYAMHRYVHRLLGGSAPSLSYATDGAEMCKLMVAEGLGATVLPDYSVLGDPLERGGTITCRPLADDSTELRVMIHRRRARSVPTAERDLHAILVRRAAEQRGSRPVG; encoded by the coding sequence ATGCGCATGGAACAGTTGGAGTACCTGGCAGCAGTCACACGGCTGGGTTCTTTACGCCGTGCCGCGGAGGAACTGCACTTGTCGCAGCCGGCGCTGAGCGAGACACTCCGCAACCTGGAGCGGGAATTGGGAGTGGAGCTCCTGGAACGCAGGCGTTCCGGGGCGAGGATCAGCGACGAAGGGCGCGAACTGCTGCCGCACATCACCGAAGTGCTCCACGCGGTCGACCGGCTGCGCCAGGCGGCCGACAGCCAGCACCAGGTCAGCCGCAGACTGCGCCTTGGCACGGTCAGCGCGGCCACGGCCACGCTCCTCGCGCCGGCCATCCGTGAGTTCGGCGCCACCCATCCCTCGACCCAGGTGGAAGTGATCGCGGATCGGCAGGACGGCATCCAGCAACACCTCACGGAGGGCAGTTTCGACCTCGGGGTGATCAGCTACCTCCGGGACGACGACCCGCCACCCGGCCTGCACACCACCGAGCTGCTGCGCGGACGCCCGGTCGTCTGCGTCCGCCGGGACAGCCCGCTGGCGGCGCTCAACGCGGTCACCGTCGCCGACCTCCTGGCCCAGCCGTTGATCGTGATGCGGTCCGGCTACGCCATGCACCGCTACGTCCACCGGCTCCTCGGGGGCAGCGCCCCCTCCCTGTCGTACGCGACCGACGGCGCCGAGATGTGCAAGCTGATGGTGGCCGAGGGACTCGGAGCCACCGTGCTGCCCGACTACAGCGTGCTTGGCGACCCGCTGGAACGCGGCGGCACGATCACGTGCCGTCCGCTGGCGGACGACTCCACCGAGCTCCGCGTCATGATCCACCGACGCCGCGCACGCTCGGTGCCCACGGCGGAACGAGACCTGCACGCCATCCTCGTCCGTCGCGCCGCGGAACAGCGCGGGAGCCGACCCGTCGGTTGA
- a CDS encoding NlpC/P60 family protein: protein MRTPEFTEETPVDCACAACAAGGETSSLTRADQRCTVRGAVVAAVGAAVLAGAATGTASAEPAPSHAGRDGSRYWYKDATGWWRWTSHYDTYAKHVANSTSPGNTPKTAGSSRSGRTSSSFSEPTFRGRAGWDAADRVYWYQRDGGWWWTSHKSKYQRYAGTSGGAPSGASPGSGTPRRHGTEAAIGFAVSHLGDPYVWGGNGPHGWDCSGLVMAAYRAAGISLPRVADAQYRATTPVSRGDLRRGDLVFWSSDGSSTGIHHVAVYLGDGRYLEAPRPGKQVRISSFDRYHPTMYGRVR, encoded by the coding sequence GTGCGGACACCCGAATTCACCGAGGAGACGCCCGTCGACTGCGCCTGCGCGGCCTGCGCGGCCGGCGGGGAAACGTCCTCGCTCACGCGCGCCGACCAGCGCTGCACCGTGCGCGGAGCCGTCGTGGCCGCCGTCGGCGCGGCCGTCCTGGCCGGCGCCGCCACCGGCACCGCATCGGCCGAGCCCGCCCCGAGCCACGCGGGCCGGGACGGCTCCAGGTACTGGTACAAGGACGCCACGGGCTGGTGGCGCTGGACGTCCCACTACGACACGTACGCCAAGCACGTCGCGAACTCCACCAGCCCCGGTAACACCCCTAAGACAGCGGGGAGTTCACGGTCCGGCCGGACCTCCTCCTCCTTCTCCGAGCCCACGTTCCGCGGCCGCGCGGGCTGGGACGCCGCCGACCGCGTGTACTGGTACCAGCGCGACGGCGGCTGGTGGTGGACCAGCCACAAGAGCAAGTACCAGCGGTACGCGGGCACCTCGGGCGGCGCTCCCTCCGGCGCTTCCCCCGGCTCCGGCACCCCCCGTCGGCACGGCACCGAGGCCGCCATCGGCTTCGCCGTGTCCCACCTCGGCGACCCCTACGTCTGGGGCGGCAACGGCCCGCACGGCTGGGACTGCTCCGGCCTGGTGATGGCCGCCTACCGCGCCGCCGGGATCTCCCTGCCCCGGGTGGCCGACGCCCAGTACCGCGCCACCACCCCGGTCTCGCGCGGCGACCTGCGCCGTGGCGACCTCGTGTTCTGGAGCAGCGACGGCAGCTCGACCGGCATCCACCACGTGGCCGTCTACCTGGGCGACGGCCGGTACCTGGAGGCCCCGCGCCCCGGCAAACAGGTCCGGATCTCGTCCTTCGACCGGTACCACCCGACCATGTACGGCCGGGTGCGTTAG
- a CDS encoding DinB family protein: protein MIDEFAKDNLHGRLRRDREALLWKLDGLSEYDVRRPLTATGTNLLGLVKHVASVEARYFGEVFGRPSPEALVPWQEHDGSDQWAAEDETREQITGFYRRAWAHSDATIDALPLDAPGHVPWWSEPCPNTNLFAVMVHVLGETNRHAGHADILREGLDGRTGMRPEHETRIDEEARAAHYAKVERAARSAAPGRAARAPHVT, encoded by the coding sequence ATGATCGATGAGTTCGCGAAGGACAACCTGCACGGGAGACTGCGGCGGGACCGCGAGGCGCTGCTGTGGAAGCTCGACGGCTTGTCCGAATACGACGTCCGCCGGCCTTTGACGGCGACCGGGACCAACCTCCTCGGCCTGGTCAAACACGTGGCCAGCGTCGAGGCCCGGTACTTCGGCGAGGTCTTCGGGCGCCCTTCCCCGGAAGCGCTGGTGCCGTGGCAGGAGCACGACGGCAGCGATCAGTGGGCGGCCGAGGACGAGACCCGCGAACAGATCACCGGGTTCTACCGGCGCGCGTGGGCACACTCAGACGCGACGATCGACGCGCTTCCCCTTGACGCCCCCGGCCATGTGCCGTGGTGGTCGGAGCCCTGCCCCAACACGAACCTGTTCGCCGTCATGGTCCATGTCCTCGGCGAGACCAACCGGCACGCCGGGCACGCCGACATCCTGCGCGAGGGCCTCGACGGCCGGACCGGGATGCGCCCCGAACACGAGACGCGGATCGATGAGGAAGCCCGTGCGGCCCACTACGCGAAGGTCGAGCGGGCCGCCAGGTCGGCCGCGCCCGGCAGGGCTGCGAGGGCGCCTCATGTGACCTGA
- a CDS encoding tetratricopeptide repeat protein, with amino-acid sequence MAEGGTWDRRALLRGAAVLTGAAAAAPLLDRAATALAGGGDADALFKAGRFEQAGRAYEEILGADPENLHAARRRGYVALLANRFPDAEKYLKAAVRLAPDDKDAHLFLADCYLRQDELALSAPHWKAGGEEAYATWFAAIRGEPYQVHGDTARLTWKQMDPNPLVEASVNGGPPKPFAFYTGASNLSLTSTVAKEAGLSPLASQKIDFEGRSLWAHYGVLDSFRLGDIELRNVPVGWSATESGGDVDPHTDGGAGMIGTWVFAHLLTTFDYAGRQLILRRRTPEAARKARAAAARAGAEPQPLWLAEQYLHTRGGVAGADGSRAGVVGVNFGGSGGESAAVVFGDTAEQLKIRADYERPIGTFAHSHPAVTYPCYPREVRLGDATAEDIYCETHPQAALAPYGFDVRAAFFHSFHKPYRMTLDFTDMKLYVVRGKAT; translated from the coding sequence ATGGCTGAGGGCGGGACATGGGACCGGCGTGCGCTGTTACGGGGAGCCGCCGTCCTGACCGGTGCCGCCGCGGCCGCGCCGCTGCTGGACCGGGCGGCCACGGCGCTGGCAGGCGGCGGTGACGCCGACGCGCTGTTCAAGGCCGGGAGGTTCGAGCAGGCCGGTCGCGCGTACGAAGAGATCCTGGGAGCAGACCCGGAGAACCTGCACGCGGCCCGCCGTCGCGGCTATGTCGCGCTGCTGGCCAACCGGTTCCCCGACGCCGAGAAGTACCTCAAGGCGGCCGTCCGGTTGGCGCCCGACGACAAGGACGCCCACCTCTTCCTGGCCGACTGCTACCTCCGGCAGGACGAACTCGCCCTGTCCGCACCCCACTGGAAAGCGGGCGGCGAAGAGGCCTACGCCACGTGGTTCGCGGCGATCCGCGGCGAGCCGTATCAGGTCCACGGCGACACCGCGCGGCTGACCTGGAAGCAGATGGACCCGAACCCGCTGGTGGAGGCCTCGGTCAACGGTGGACCGCCGAAGCCCTTCGCGTTCTACACCGGTGCCTCGAATCTGAGTCTGACCTCGACGGTGGCCAAGGAGGCCGGGCTGAGCCCCCTCGCCAGCCAGAAGATCGACTTCGAGGGCCGTTCCCTCTGGGCGCACTACGGAGTACTGGATTCCTTCCGGCTGGGCGACATCGAACTGCGGAACGTCCCCGTGGGCTGGTCGGCGACGGAGTCGGGCGGTGACGTCGACCCCCACACCGACGGGGGCGCCGGCATGATCGGCACATGGGTCTTCGCCCACCTGCTGACCACCTTCGACTACGCGGGCCGCCAGCTGATCCTGCGCCGTCGCACCCCCGAAGCGGCCAGGAAGGCACGCGCCGCCGCCGCGCGAGCGGGCGCCGAGCCCCAGCCGCTGTGGCTGGCCGAGCAGTATCTGCACACCCGGGGCGGCGTCGCAGGCGCCGACGGCTCCCGCGCGGGCGTGGTGGGCGTGAACTTCGGCGGAAGCGGGGGCGAGAGCGCCGCGGTCGTGTTCGGGGACACGGCCGAGCAGTTGAAGATCCGCGCCGACTACGAGCGCCCGATCGGGACGTTCGCCCACAGCCACCCGGCCGTGACCTACCCCTGCTACCCGAGGGAGGTCCGCCTGGGCGACGCCACCGCCGAGGACATCTACTGCGAGACGCACCCCCAGGCCGCGCTCGCCCCCTATGGGTTCGACGTGCGAGCGGCTTTCTTCCACAGCTTCCACAAGCCGTACCGCATGACCCTCGACTTCACGGACATGAAGCTCTACGTCGTGCGGGGCAAGGCCACTTGA
- a CDS encoding aldo/keto reductase codes for MTEQTTGLRTGRPVYGCMGLGGTWDGVPYTAADIAHAEAAVEAALDAGMTVFDHADIYRRGKAEAVFGELLDRASGLRERIVLQTKCGIRQADGRHPGMYDLRSAHILRSVEESLTRLRTDVIDVLLLHRPDPLADPQDIAKAFASLHGQGLVRHFGVSNMSAAQITHLQSHLDVPLVANQLEMSLGSRDWVEAGVLVNTPAAAGNGFPHGTVEYCQAREIQLQAWGALAQGRYTGGSDSPTAQLVSDLAARKRTTPETILLWWLQRHPARIAPVIGTSRPERIRACRDAVSREPELTHEEWYDLWVTARGGPLP; via the coding sequence ATGACAGAGCAGACGACCGGCCTACGCACCGGACGGCCGGTGTACGGGTGCATGGGGCTCGGCGGTACCTGGGACGGCGTGCCGTACACCGCCGCGGACATCGCGCACGCCGAAGCCGCCGTCGAGGCCGCGCTCGACGCCGGCATGACGGTGTTCGACCACGCCGACATCTACCGGCGCGGCAAGGCCGAGGCGGTCTTCGGCGAGTTGCTCGACAGGGCGTCCGGGCTGCGGGAACGCATCGTCCTGCAGACCAAGTGCGGCATCCGGCAGGCGGACGGCCGGCACCCCGGCATGTACGACCTGCGGAGCGCGCACATCCTCCGGAGCGTCGAGGAGAGCCTCACCCGGCTGCGCACCGACGTGATCGACGTCCTGCTGCTGCACCGGCCCGATCCGCTGGCCGACCCGCAGGACATCGCGAAGGCCTTCGCCTCCCTGCACGGACAGGGCCTGGTACGTCACTTCGGCGTGTCGAACATGAGCGCCGCGCAGATCACCCACCTCCAGAGCCACCTCGATGTCCCGCTGGTCGCCAACCAGTTGGAGATGAGCCTGGGCAGCCGGGACTGGGTCGAGGCGGGCGTCCTCGTGAACACCCCGGCCGCGGCCGGGAACGGCTTCCCGCACGGGACCGTCGAGTACTGCCAGGCCCGCGAGATCCAGCTCCAGGCCTGGGGCGCCCTCGCCCAGGGCCGCTACACCGGCGGCAGTGACTCACCCACCGCGCAGCTCGTCTCCGACCTGGCCGCACGCAAACGGACGACACCGGAGACGATCCTGTTGTGGTGGCTGCAACGCCACCCGGCCCGCATCGCCCCGGTCATCGGCACCAGCCGACCCGAACGCATCCGCGCCTGCCGCGACGCCGTCAGCCGCGAGCCCGAACTCACCCACGAGGAGTGGTACGACCTGTGGGTCACCGCCCGTGGCGGCCCCTTGCCCTGA
- a CDS encoding amidohydrolase/deacetylase family metallohydrolase, with protein MPTRDRLHRILLPAGIALIVGATIGATPSTGATAGTKASTPEAYDLVIRGGHVIDPKSNLDAVRDVAVKDGKIAKVAANIDASAAKQTVDAGGNFVTPGLIDLHAHLFNGPEDAYANGKNGVAPDGFTFRSGVTTAVDAGSAGASNFDLFKKNTIDRSKTRVLAFLNIVGKGMAGNPAEQDLSDMKPGPAAEKARQYPGTIVGIKTAHYEGPEWTPVDNSIQAGKDAGVPVLVDFGEPRPERPLKTLLTEKLRPGDIYSHAYSGNRGELGPDGKLNPAMQQGRDRGVLYDVGHGGGSFGWRVAVPALKEGFTPDAISTDLHITSMNSGMKDMTNVMSKFLALNMPLKDVISASTWKPAQSIKRPDLGNLSVGAPADIAVFAREQGNFGYVDSFGFRVDGTQKLSTELTVRGGQVVWDLNGKTAKKWTPSAKPADGPIGH; from the coding sequence ATGCCCACAAGAGACCGGCTCCACCGAATCCTGCTGCCCGCAGGGATCGCCCTCATCGTCGGCGCCACGATCGGCGCCACCCCCTCCACCGGCGCGACGGCCGGGACGAAGGCCAGCACCCCCGAGGCGTACGACCTCGTCATCCGGGGCGGCCACGTCATCGATCCGAAGAGCAACCTCGATGCCGTGCGCGACGTCGCCGTGAAGGACGGCAAGATCGCCAAGGTGGCCGCGAACATAGACGCCTCGGCCGCGAAGCAGACCGTCGACGCGGGCGGCAACTTCGTCACGCCGGGCCTGATCGACCTGCACGCCCACCTCTTCAACGGTCCGGAGGACGCGTACGCCAACGGCAAGAACGGCGTCGCCCCCGACGGGTTCACCTTCCGCTCCGGCGTCACCACCGCGGTGGACGCGGGATCCGCCGGCGCCTCCAACTTCGACCTCTTCAAGAAGAACACCATCGACCGGTCCAAGACCCGTGTGCTCGCCTTCCTGAACATCGTCGGCAAGGGCATGGCGGGCAACCCCGCCGAGCAGGACCTCAGCGACATGAAGCCCGGTCCGGCCGCCGAGAAGGCCCGCCAGTACCCGGGGACCATCGTCGGCATCAAGACGGCGCACTACGAGGGACCGGAGTGGACGCCCGTCGACAACTCCATCCAGGCGGGCAAGGACGCAGGCGTCCCGGTCCTCGTCGACTTCGGTGAGCCCCGCCCCGAGCGCCCCCTGAAGACGCTGCTCACCGAGAAGCTGCGCCCGGGCGACATCTACTCGCACGCCTACTCCGGAAACCGCGGCGAGCTGGGCCCGGACGGCAAGCTCAACCCGGCGATGCAGCAGGGCCGCGACCGCGGCGTCCTCTACGACGTCGGCCACGGCGGCGGCAGCTTCGGCTGGCGGGTCGCGGTCCCGGCGCTGAAGGAGGGGTTCACCCCCGACGCCATCTCCACCGACCTGCACATCACCAGCATGAACTCGGGCATGAAGGACATGACCAACGTGATGTCCAAGTTCCTCGCCCTCAACATGCCGCTGAAGGACGTCATCAGCGCTTCGACGTGGAAGCCCGCCCAGTCGATCAAGCGCCCCGACCTGGGGAACCTCTCGGTGGGCGCGCCCGCCGACATCGCGGTGTTCGCCCGCGAGCAGGGCAACTTCGGGTACGTGGACAGCTTCGGCTTCCGCGTGGACGGCACCCAGAAGCTGTCCACGGAGCTCACCGTCCGCGGCGGCCAGGTGGTCTGGGACCTCAACGGCAAGACCGCGAAGAAGTGGACGCCGAGCGCGAAGCCGGCGGACGGGCCGATCGGCCACTGA
- a CDS encoding DEAD/DEAH box helicase — translation MSASARTDARQQDEAPEAPAAASFAELGLPAAVLRVLDEHGVTVPFPVQAATLPNALAGRDVLGRGRTGSGKTLAFGLGMLARTAGRRAQPKEPLALVLVPTRELAQQVGEALAPYAEALRLRLATVVGGVSIGRQAAALRDGAEIVVATPGRLHDLIARKGCRLGRVRIAVLDEADQMCDMGFLPQVTEILDQVRPDGQRMLFSATLDRDVDQLVQSYLRDPAVHSVDPPSGAVPTIEHHVLVVHGPDRYAVTTEIAARDGRVLLFLDTKHGVDQLTRHLRANGVAAAALHSGKAQPQRTRTLAQFKNGEVTALVATNVAARGLHVDDLDLVVNVDPATDPKDYLHRAGRTARAGRSGTVVTLVLSGQRRETNQVMTDADVTPKVTKVRSGEAELSRITGARAPSGKPLDAGSAASRPKNHNAPFRGLGSTKDAKGGSGSGTRASRKTSEARKLAEARQAARVRRGG, via the coding sequence GTGAGCGCATCAGCACGTACCGACGCCCGGCAGCAGGACGAGGCACCGGAGGCCCCCGCGGCGGCCTCCTTCGCGGAGCTGGGGCTGCCCGCCGCGGTGCTGCGGGTGCTCGACGAGCACGGTGTGACGGTGCCCTTCCCCGTCCAGGCGGCCACCCTGCCGAACGCGCTCGCGGGACGGGACGTCCTGGGCCGGGGCCGCACGGGGTCCGGCAAGACGCTCGCCTTCGGCCTGGGGATGCTCGCCCGCACGGCCGGGCGGCGCGCGCAGCCCAAGGAGCCGCTGGCCCTCGTCCTGGTGCCCACCAGGGAGCTGGCGCAGCAGGTCGGTGAGGCGCTCGCCCCGTACGCCGAGGCGCTGCGGCTGCGGCTCGCGACCGTGGTGGGCGGCGTGTCCATCGGGCGGCAGGCCGCCGCGCTGCGGGACGGCGCCGAGATCGTCGTCGCCACCCCCGGTCGGCTGCACGACCTCATCGCGCGCAAGGGCTGCCGCCTCGGGCGGGTGCGCATCGCGGTCCTGGACGAGGCCGACCAGATGTGTGACATGGGGTTCCTGCCCCAGGTCACCGAGATCCTGGACCAGGTGCGTCCCGACGGGCAGCGGATGCTGTTCTCCGCCACCCTCGACCGCGACGTCGACCAGCTGGTGCAGAGCTACCTGCGCGACCCCGCCGTCCACTCCGTGGACCCCCCGTCCGGCGCGGTCCCCACGATCGAGCACCACGTCCTCGTCGTCCACGGCCCCGACCGGTACGCCGTGACCACGGAGATCGCCGCCCGGGACGGCCGCGTCCTGCTGTTCCTCGACACCAAGCACGGCGTCGACCAGCTCACCCGGCATCTGCGGGCCAACGGCGTGGCCGCCGCCGCCCTGCACAGCGGGAAGGCGCAGCCGCAGCGCACCCGGACCCTGGCCCAGTTCAAGAACGGGGAGGTCACCGCGCTGGTGGCGACGAACGTCGCCGCCCGCGGCCTGCACGTCGACGACCTCGACCTCGTGGTCAACGTCGACCCGGCCACCGACCCCAAGGACTATCTGCACCGCGCGGGCCGCACGGCCCGGGCCGGCCGCTCCGGCACCGTCGTGACGCTCGTCCTGTCGGGGCAGCGCCGCGAGACGAACCAGGTCATGACGGACGCCGACGTCACCCCCAAGGTCACCAAGGTGCGCTCCGGCGAGGCGGAGCTGAGCCGGATCACCGGCGCCCGGGCCCCCTCCGGCAAGCCCCTCGACGCCGGGTCCGCGGCCTCGCGCCCCAAGAACCACAACGCCCCCTTCCGCGGCCTGGGCAGCACCAAGGACGCGAAGGGCGGCTCGGGCTCCGGCACCAGGGCGTCCCGCAAGACCAGCGAGGCCCGCAAGCTCGCGGAGGCCCGCCAGGCGGCCCGGGTGCGGCGCGGCGGCTGA
- a CDS encoding DUF3592 domain-containing protein, which yields MGWDEFLVLWCAVWGAAAVVGYGMSLAGVTKAQRTVRLTGRIERVREPRHGGSRVGGISVVVSYRDPASGQEVTVTNDGERGEVITAAWEGREVGVSHPRGRPHAYRFSTDPEQASRGLGGPNCALFLVYAGLVALAAVDWGWPWALIGSGGPLAVYAAVHLPGTVRAKRDRIGRLAAMEAARGRIVAVLKDVTVDQDDGHTSTTITPVVSFTTREGTAVTAHCTAHLPDPARAYGRDVTVHHTPADPSDFTLDRAAEQRSQNLDVVVTALAIVVLAATAVVGAALL from the coding sequence ATGGGGTGGGACGAGTTCCTGGTGCTGTGGTGTGCGGTGTGGGGCGCGGCGGCGGTGGTCGGGTACGGCATGTCCCTGGCCGGGGTGACCAAGGCGCAGCGGACGGTCCGGCTCACGGGGCGGATCGAGCGGGTGCGCGAGCCCCGTCACGGCGGGTCCCGGGTGGGCGGGATATCGGTGGTGGTCTCGTACCGCGATCCGGCCTCCGGGCAGGAGGTGACGGTGACGAACGACGGTGAGCGCGGCGAGGTGATCACCGCGGCGTGGGAGGGCCGGGAGGTCGGGGTCAGCCACCCGCGGGGCAGACCGCACGCCTACCGGTTCTCCACGGACCCCGAGCAGGCCAGTAGGGGGCTCGGCGGGCCGAATTGCGCGCTCTTCCTCGTCTACGCCGGGCTGGTGGCCCTCGCGGCGGTCGACTGGGGGTGGCCGTGGGCGTTGATCGGCTCCGGTGGGCCGTTGGCGGTCTACGCGGCCGTCCACCTGCCCGGGACGGTACGTGCCAAGCGCGACCGCATCGGCAGGCTGGCCGCGATGGAGGCCGCGCGGGGGCGGATCGTCGCGGTCCTGAAGGACGTCACCGTCGACCAGGACGACGGCCACACCTCGACCACCATCACCCCGGTCGTCTCGTTCACCACCCGCGAGGGTACGGCCGTCACCGCCCACTGCACGGCACACCTGCCTGACCCCGCCCGCGCCTACGGCCGTGACGTCACCGTCCACCACACGCCCGCCGATCCGTCCGACTTCACGCTGGACCGGGCGGCCGAGCAGCGCTCGCAGAACCTGGACGTGGTGGTCACCGCCCTGGCGATCGTGGTGCTCGCGGCGACGGCTGTGGTGGGAGCGGCACTGCTCTGA